The following proteins come from a genomic window of Campylobacter coli 76339:
- a CDS encoding GTP cyclohydrolase I type 1, translated as MSQEKNTENNLQEKFENCVKTMLEIMGENPTREGLVKTPNRVFKAYEFLTSGYKKNVKEILNNALFESSNNEMVLVRDIEFYSLCEHHLLPFFGRVHVAYIPDQKVVGLSKIPRLVEIYARRLQIQEQLTEQIAEALMENVGAKGVGVVIEARHMCVEMRGVQKANSTTTTSALRGLFLKNEKTREEFFSLINSPKQVRF; from the coding sequence ATGAGCCAAGAAAAAAATACGGAGAATAATTTGCAAGAAAAATTTGAAAATTGCGTAAAAACTATGCTTGAAATTATGGGGGAAAATCCAACTAGAGAAGGACTTGTAAAGACGCCTAATCGTGTTTTTAAAGCTTATGAGTTTTTAACAAGTGGATATAAAAAAAATGTCAAGGAAATACTAAATAATGCTTTATTTGAAAGCTCAAATAACGAAATGGTTTTAGTGCGTGATATAGAATTTTACAGTCTTTGTGAGCATCACCTTTTACCTTTTTTTGGCCGCGTGCATGTGGCTTATATCCCCGATCAAAAAGTGGTTGGGCTTAGTAAAATTCCGCGTCTTGTAGAAATATATGCTAGAAGACTTCAAATTCAAGAACAACTTACTGAACAAATTGCTGAAGCTTTGATGGAAAATGTTGGTGCAAAAGGTGTTGGTGTAGTTATAGAAGCTAGACATATGTGCGTGGAAATGCGTGGGGTACAAAAAGCAAATTCTACCACCACCACTTCGGCTCTTCGTGGACTTTTTTTAAAAAATGAAAAAACACGCGAAGAATTTTTTTCACTCATTAATTCTCCTAAGCAAGTTCGTTTTTAA
- a CDS encoding Cell division trigger factor — MEVKAKQLDSVNATASVKIPSGMIKSEVENLAKKASKNVKMDGFRPGKVPVAAVLKRYQKELTQDAEQNLFKSAVDSALKELKKEAKELVGEPYFEKFDRKDGEIVAELALSFKPEFKLDGYEKLIPEYQTPKVTKKEIDEKKEELLKRFATPEAIKTKRALKEGDFAKFDFEGFVDEKAFDGGKAENYVLEIGSKQFIPGFEEGMVGMKSGEEKDVKVTFPKEYGAAHLAGKDAVFKVKLHEIQELKLPELDEGMLKNLLPNEEKPTVELLDEKLKEQIKNEKLFKLVNDELKAKFADALIEKYNFDLPRGIVEQETDMQFRNAFNTFSEKEIEELKASKEKYQEKRDSFKEEAQKSVKLTFIIDELAKLRKIEVNDQELIQAIYFEAYRYGMNPKEHLENYKKQGALPAVKMALIEEKLFSDIFMPKTEKASKKEKEDK, encoded by the coding sequence ATGGAAGTAAAAGCAAAGCAATTAGACTCTGTTAATGCGACTGCTAGTGTAAAAATTCCTTCAGGGATGATTAAAAGCGAAGTAGAAAATTTAGCTAAAAAAGCTTCTAAAAATGTAAAAATGGACGGCTTTAGACCAGGAAAAGTTCCTGTTGCTGCTGTACTTAAAAGATATCAAAAAGAATTGACTCAAGATGCAGAACAAAATCTTTTTAAATCTGCTGTTGATAGCGCTTTAAAAGAATTAAAAAAAGAAGCAAAAGAACTTGTAGGTGAGCCATATTTTGAAAAATTTGATCGTAAAGATGGAGAAATTGTTGCTGAATTAGCTCTTTCTTTTAAGCCTGAATTTAAACTCGATGGCTATGAAAAATTGATTCCTGAGTATCAAACTCCAAAAGTAACTAAAAAAGAAATCGATGAGAAAAAAGAAGAATTATTAAAACGCTTTGCTACTCCTGAAGCTATTAAAACCAAAAGAGCTTTAAAAGAAGGTGATTTTGCAAAATTTGATTTTGAGGGTTTTGTAGATGAGAAAGCTTTTGATGGAGGTAAAGCTGAAAATTATGTTTTAGAAATAGGTTCTAAACAATTCATACCAGGTTTTGAAGAAGGTATGGTAGGAATGAAAAGCGGAGAAGAAAAAGATGTAAAAGTAACTTTTCCTAAAGAATACGGCGCAGCACATTTAGCAGGAAAAGATGCGGTGTTTAAAGTAAAATTGCACGAAATTCAAGAATTAAAATTGCCTGAGCTCGATGAAGGAATGTTAAAAAATCTTTTACCAAATGAAGAAAAACCAACAGTTGAACTTTTGGATGAAAAACTTAAAGAGCAAATCAAAAATGAAAAACTTTTCAAACTTGTAAATGATGAGCTAAAAGCTAAATTTGCTGATGCTTTAATCGAAAAATACAATTTTGACTTACCACGCGGTATAGTAGAGCAAGAAACTGATATGCAATTCCGCAACGCATTTAACACATTCAGTGAAAAAGAAATTGAAGAGCTTAAAGCAAGTAAAGAAAAATATCAAGAAAAACGCGATTCTTTCAAAGAAGAAGCACAAAAAAGCGTAAAACTTACTTTTATCATTGATGAGCTTGCAAAACTTCGCAAAATTGAAGTAAATGATCAAGAATTGATCCAAGCGATTTATTTTGAAGCTTATCGCTACGGAATGAATCCAAAAGAACATTTAGAAAATTACAAAAAACAAGGAGCTTTACCTGCAGTTAAAATGGCTTTGATCGAAGAAAAACTTTTCAGCGATATTTTTATGCCAAAAACTGAGAAAGCAAGCAAAAAAGAGAAAGAAGATAAATAA
- a CDS encoding ATP-dependent Clp protease proteolytic subunit, protein MYIPYVIEKTSRGERSYDIYSRLLKDRIIMLSGEIHDELAASIVAQLLFLEAEDPQKDIYLYINSPGGVITSGFSIYDTMNYIKPDVCTICIGQAASMGAFLLSCGTEGKRFALPNSRIMIHQPLGGARGQATDIEIQAKEILRLKTILNDILAKNTKQKVAKIAKDTERDFFMSAQEAKEYGLIDKVLEKSFK, encoded by the coding sequence ATGTACATACCTTATGTAATCGAAAAAACAAGTCGCGGTGAAAGAAGCTATGATATCTATTCGCGTCTTTTAAAAGATAGAATTATTATGCTAAGTGGCGAAATTCATGATGAGCTTGCCGCTTCTATCGTAGCACAGCTTCTTTTTTTAGAAGCTGAAGATCCGCAAAAAGATATATATCTTTATATCAACTCTCCAGGTGGCGTGATCACCAGTGGTTTTAGCATCTATGATACTATGAATTATATCAAACCTGATGTTTGTACCATCTGTATAGGACAAGCTGCATCTATGGGCGCATTTTTATTGAGTTGTGGAACAGAAGGAAAGCGTTTTGCTTTGCCTAATTCACGCATTATGATACATCAGCCTTTAGGTGGTGCAAGAGGACAAGCTACAGACATAGAAATTCAAGCTAAAGAAATTTTGAGATTAAAAACCATACTTAATGATATCTTGGCAAAAAATACCAAGCAAAAAGTCGCTAAAATAGCAAAAGACACAGAAAGAGATTTTTTCATGTCGGCGCAAGAAGCTAAAGAGTATGGTTTGATTGATAAGGTTTTAGAAAAAAGTTTTAAATGA
- a CDS encoding Peptide deformylase yields the protein MVRKIITYPNSRLFLNSEPVNQFDQELHTLLDDMYDTMIASQGVGLAAIQVDIPLRALIVNILDENEEQKKEDLLEIINPQIIPLDEEKITCTEGCLSVPDFFEEVERYNHILLKYQDRFGNFKELEAQGFLAVAIQHENDHLNGHLFIEKISFLKRQKFDKEFKKKLKNQKKSK from the coding sequence ATGGTTAGAAAAATTATCACTTATCCTAATTCTAGACTTTTTTTAAATTCTGAACCTGTAAATCAATTTGATCAAGAGCTTCATACTCTTCTTGATGATATGTATGATACCATGATTGCTAGTCAAGGAGTGGGTTTGGCTGCTATACAAGTAGATATCCCGCTTCGTGCATTGATCGTAAACATTTTAGATGAAAATGAAGAGCAGAAAAAAGAAGACTTGCTAGAAATTATAAATCCGCAAATCATTCCTTTAGATGAAGAAAAAATCACCTGCACCGAGGGGTGTTTAAGTGTACCTGACTTCTTTGAAGAAGTGGAGCGTTATAATCATATCTTGCTTAAATACCAAGATCGCTTTGGAAATTTTAAAGAGCTAGAAGCTCAGGGATTTTTAGCTGTGGCTATCCAGCACGAAAACGATCATCTTAATGGTCATTTATTTATAGAAAAGATTTCTTTTTTAAAAAGACAAAAATTTGATAAAGAATTTAAAAAGAAACTTAAAAATCAAAAAAAATCTAAATGA
- a CDS encoding Peptide deformylase yields MKKLKCVSFDENLDIIDVESTFTRGLPNLTIVGLANIAIKESIERIKATLLTCNFSFPAKKITINLSPSGIPKKGSHFDLVIATLILLQNEDFDDFFVVGELGLDGSIKSTNELFSLLLFLSTKVKSAKVVVPKSIALKASMIPNLEIYGLEHLNEVIEFFKEKNYEKFKFTQSHPLFVNPLIIEDEIFIKNYHFELDFKDIKGQEKAKRACLIAALGMHNILFEGSPGSGKSMCAKRLVEIMPPQSLNEVLMQNAYMSLNSKDCEFTQKRALRHPHHTSTRASIFGGGTKNAKIGEIALANGGVLFFDEFPHFNKQIIESLREPLEDHKIHISRVNSKTTYETKFSFVAAQNPCPCGNLFSKNLSCICSENEIKRYKNHISAPIMDRIELYVAMDEISKDDKSSTNSKEMSERILKAFIFGKKRGQKEFNGKLSDVELQKFCILEKDAKDTLDLAISRYNLSQRALNKILKVSRSIADFEEKELLNKNHILEALSFRIRS; encoded by the coding sequence ATGAAAAAATTAAAATGCGTAAGCTTTGATGAGAATTTAGATATCATCGATGTAGAATCTACATTTACAAGAGGCTTACCTAATTTAACTATAGTCGGACTTGCAAATATTGCAATCAAAGAAAGTATCGAGCGTATCAAAGCCACACTTTTAACTTGCAATTTTTCATTTCCTGCTAAAAAAATTACTATCAATCTTAGTCCTTCAGGAATTCCAAAAAAAGGTTCTCATTTTGATTTAGTTATTGCTACGCTTATATTGTTACAAAATGAAGACTTTGATGATTTTTTTGTGGTGGGCGAGCTTGGTCTTGATGGGAGTATTAAAAGCACTAATGAGCTTTTTTCCTTGCTTTTGTTTTTATCTACAAAGGTAAAAAGTGCAAAAGTTGTAGTTCCAAAAAGTATAGCCCTAAAAGCTTCTATGATACCCAATCTAGAAATTTATGGACTTGAACATTTAAATGAAGTGATTGAATTTTTTAAAGAAAAAAATTATGAAAAATTCAAATTCACCCAAAGCCATCCTTTATTTGTAAATCCTTTGATTATAGAGGATGAAATTTTTATTAAAAATTATCATTTTGAGCTTGATTTTAAAGATATCAAAGGACAAGAAAAAGCCAAAAGAGCTTGTTTGATAGCAGCACTAGGTATGCACAATATACTTTTTGAAGGAAGTCCAGGAAGTGGCAAAAGCATGTGTGCAAAACGCCTTGTTGAAATTATGCCTCCACAAAGTTTAAATGAGGTTTTAATGCAAAATGCTTATATGTCTTTAAATTCTAAAGATTGTGAATTTACGCAAAAAAGAGCCTTAAGACACCCTCATCATACCTCTACAAGAGCTAGTATTTTTGGGGGTGGAACCAAAAATGCGAAGATAGGCGAAATTGCCCTAGCTAATGGTGGAGTTTTATTTTTTGATGAATTTCCTCATTTTAACAAACAAATTATCGAAAGTCTAAGAGAACCTCTAGAAGATCATAAAATTCACATTTCAAGAGTCAACTCAAAAACGACTTATGAAACCAAATTCAGTTTTGTTGCTGCCCAAAATCCTTGTCCTTGTGGAAATTTATTTTCTAAAAATCTATCTTGCATTTGTAGTGAAAACGAGATTAAAAGATACAAAAATCACATTTCAGCTCCTATTATGGATAGAATTGAACTTTATGTGGCCATGGATGAGATCAGCAAAGATGACAAATCAAGCACAAATTCAAAAGAAATGAGTGAAAGAATTTTAAAAGCTTTTATCTTTGGCAAAAAACGGGGTCAAAAAGAATTCAATGGCAAATTAAGTGATGTAGAATTGCAAAAATTTTGTATTTTAGAAAAAGATGCCAAGGATACTTTGGATTTAGCTATTTCGCGTTATAATCTTTCACAAAGAGCTTTAAATAAAATTTTAAAAGTTTCAAGATCTATTGCAGATTTTGAAGAAAAAGAACTTCTTAATAAAAATCATATTTTAGAAGCTTTAAGTTTTAGGATAAGGAGCTAA
- a CDS encoding NAD(P)HX epimerase / NAD(P)HX dehydratase — protein sequence MKTITDDIKILEQNTIDKGLDELILMENAGLNLAKLIKKEAKKIRKQCKIKKVKILFLLGGGNNAADGLVALRNLKHAKAYKLGFKENEIFKKQEQILKNFGFKFAKKEPKFKKFHIIIDCILGTGANREVDKKTKEILEKVNQSKALKIACDIPTNLGFTLCFKADITQCMGALKEILLEDFAKEFVGKIKLANLGVNAKKFSSDSKAFLLEEKDLKTIERNTSSNKGNFGHIYIVASSSAGTLAGLGALNFGSGLVSLVVKKSFSPLLMLKEKIEDNASAIALGMGLENLDILKDEILQNIPLVLDANCFLSEAVLWYLSRKDVVITPHPKEFIRLYKMCFDEDLSIEDLQRNRFFYAKKFAQNYDCVLVLKGANPIIIQKEKIFVVNLGNEALAKGGSGDVLSGMIATLLGVKFSALDAAKNACLAHALMAKKYKFNKNSFDAIKLIKGLKCL from the coding sequence ATGAAAACTATTACTGATGATATTAAAATTTTAGAACAAAATACTATAGATAAGGGTTTAGACGAGCTTATTTTAATGGAAAATGCAGGGTTAAATTTAGCCAAGCTTATCAAAAAAGAAGCAAAAAAAATTCGCAAACAATGCAAGATAAAAAAAGTAAAAATACTTTTTTTATTGGGCGGAGGCAATAACGCTGCTGATGGCCTAGTAGCCTTAAGAAATTTAAAACATGCAAAAGCTTATAAATTGGGTTTTAAAGAAAATGAAATTTTTAAAAAACAAGAGCAAATTTTAAAAAATTTTGGTTTTAAATTTGCAAAAAAAGAGCCTAAATTTAAAAAATTTCATATTATTATTGATTGTATCTTAGGCACGGGGGCAAACCGCGAAGTAGATAAAAAAACAAAAGAAATTTTAGAAAAGGTAAATCAAAGCAAAGCTTTAAAAATAGCTTGTGACATACCTACAAATTTGGGTTTTACTCTTTGCTTTAAAGCTGATATTACGCAGTGTATGGGAGCTTTAAAAGAAATTTTGCTTGAGGATTTTGCTAAAGAATTTGTAGGCAAAATCAAACTCGCAAATCTAGGCGTAAATGCTAAAAAATTTAGCTCTGATTCCAAAGCTTTTTTACTTGAAGAAAAAGATTTAAAAACCATAGAAAGAAATACAAGTTCCAATAAAGGAAATTTCGGCCATATCTATATAGTAGCTAGTTCAAGTGCAGGAACTCTAGCAGGACTTGGGGCTTTAAATTTTGGTAGCGGGCTTGTATCCTTAGTCGTAAAAAAAAGTTTCTCACCTCTTTTAATGTTAAAAGAAAAGATTGAAGATAATGCAAGTGCCATTGCTTTAGGTATGGGGCTTGAAAATTTAGATATTTTAAAAGATGAGATTTTACAAAATATTCCTTTAGTTTTGGATGCAAATTGCTTTTTAAGTGAAGCTGTGCTTTGGTATCTAAGTAGAAAAGATGTAGTCATCACTCCGCATCCAAAAGAATTTATAAGACTTTATAAAATGTGTTTTGATGAGGATTTAAGTATAGAAGATTTACAAAGAAATCGCTTTTTTTATGCTAAAAAATTTGCACAAAATTATGATTGTGTTCTTGTTTTAAAAGGTGCAAATCCTATCATTATACAAAAAGAAAAAATCTTTGTTGTAAATCTTGGAAATGAAGCTTTAGCAAAAGGCGGAAGTGGCGATGTTTTAAGTGGTATGATAGCTACGCTTTTAGGGGTGAAATTCAGTGCTTTGGATGCAGCTAAAAATGCTTGTTTAGCACACGCTCTTATGGCTAAAAAATATAAATTTAATAAAAACAGCTTTGATGCGATAAAACTTATAAAAGGATTAAAATGCTTGTAA
- a CDS encoding Phosphoribosylglycinamide formyltransferase translates to MLVKLAVLFSGNGSNLQNILEKLHKKTIGENTYEVVLCLCNKKDAYGIQRAKNFGLESVIIEHKDYKSREEFDEILVKKIKESGAELTILAGFMRILSPVFTKNIKAINLHPSLLPLFKGAHAIKESYESDMKVAGVSVHWVNEELDGGKIIAQKAFEKQNLTFEEFEAKIHALEHEILPLSVIEIFQNRY, encoded by the coding sequence ATGCTTGTAAAATTAGCGGTACTTTTTAGTGGAAATGGAAGTAATTTACAAAATATCTTAGAAAAACTTCATAAAAAAACTATAGGTGAAAACACCTATGAAGTTGTGCTTTGTCTTTGCAATAAAAAAGATGCTTACGGGATACAAAGAGCAAAAAACTTTGGTCTTGAAAGTGTGATCATTGAACATAAAGATTATAAAAGCAGAGAAGAATTTGATGAAATTTTGGTAAAAAAAATCAAAGAAAGCGGAGCAGAGCTTACTATCTTGGCTGGATTTATGCGAATTTTAAGTCCTGTTTTTACAAAAAATATCAAAGCAATCAATCTTCATCCATCTTTACTGCCCCTTTTTAAAGGAGCTCATGCTATCAAAGAAAGCTATGAAAGCGATATGAAAGTAGCTGGAGTGAGCGTGCATTGGGTAAATGAAGAATTAGATGGAGGGAAAATCATCGCTCAAAAGGCTTTTGAAAAACAAAATTTAACTTTTGAAGAATTTGAAGCAAAAATTCACGCCCTAGAGCATGAAATTTTACCTTTGAGTGTGATAGAAATTTTCCAAAACCGTTATTAA
- a CDS encoding Integral membrane protein TerC has translation MFEWIFSAEMWIALATLIGLEIVLGIDNIIFIAILVGRLPKEQRQRARIFGLSLAMITRLLLLLSLFWIMKLTTPLFSVFSQEISGRDIILILGGLFLIAKSTLEIHHDIDNAGEKSDEDVLKEGAKRGFFSILIQIAVLDIVFSLDSVITAVGMVNNIEIMMIAVVVAVFVMMLASKSISNFVDDNPTIKILALAFLILVGVTLVAEGLDFHISKAYVYFAMAFSLGVESINIYIKKKRLAQEKS, from the coding sequence ATGTTCGAGTGGATTTTTAGTGCTGAAATGTGGATTGCTCTAGCGACTTTGATCGGATTGGAGATTGTTTTAGGGATAGATAATATCATTTTTATCGCTATTTTAGTAGGAAGACTCCCTAAAGAACAAAGACAAAGAGCAAGAATTTTTGGTTTAAGTTTGGCAATGATTACGCGTTTGTTGTTACTCCTTTCTCTATTTTGGATTATGAAACTTACAACCCCGCTTTTTAGCGTATTTTCACAAGAAATTTCAGGAAGAGATATTATTTTAATCTTAGGTGGATTATTTTTGATAGCAAAATCCACACTAGAAATTCATCATGATATCGATAATGCCGGAGAAAAAAGCGATGAAGATGTTTTAAAAGAGGGAGCTAAAAGAGGATTTTTTAGCATATTGATACAAATTGCTGTTTTGGACATCGTTTTCTCTCTTGATTCAGTTATTACTGCTGTGGGTATGGTTAATAATATAGAAATTATGATGATTGCAGTGGTTGTGGCTGTTTTTGTAATGATGCTTGCAAGTAAAAGTATCTCGAATTTCGTTGATGATAATCCAACAATCAAAATTTTAGCTCTAGCATTTTTGATTTTAGTTGGTGTAACTTTAGTTGCCGAAGGTTTGGATTTTCATATTTCAAAAGCTTATGTATATTTTGCTATGGCATTTTCTTTGGGTGTAGAATCCATCAATATCTACATCAAAAAGAAGCGCTTAGCTCAAGAAAAATCTTAG
- a CDS encoding Alkylphosphonate utilization operon protein PhnA, whose protein sequence is MIKDLKVKGASTTLKRGTTIKNIKLTSKEGEIEAKVDKFGVIVLKTEFLKKI, encoded by the coding sequence GTGATAAAAGATTTAAAAGTTAAAGGTGCTAGCACTACTTTAAAACGCGGAACAACGATAAAAAATATCAAACTTACTTCTAAAGAAGGTGAAATTGAAGCCAAAGTAGATAAATTTGGCGTTATTGTACTAAAGACTGAATTTTTAAAGAAAATTTAG
- a CDS encoding Putative serine/threonine protein phosphatase, with protein sequence MRILLILRGNYYAGQEEFIKENHLKDYTLDLNSLRLLSGSVSKIASKYKNLNLKNDEELYKILLQLLEMRMQKGEFCIVNAYNETLKIYKELAKQYRYSIYVIDFKSSLEESLEKNEQKAKELGYIVSQTHLEQTHHLLKRTPKKYTILNPDEWEKCLYQMPDFSKYKKIHHIGDIQGCFSVLKEYLQEIKDDECYIFLGDYIDRGIENGKVLKFLLKICERENIYLLEGNHERHLIKWANGELSSSKEFNENTLKDFRKEKLTPRDARIFYPYLKECLYYKFYEKQIFCSHGGVNSLPSKAHQISFIPSYDFVYGVGGYEDSQKVASQFCEFTKDNVYQIFGHRNRTKLPVQIEKRVFLCEGKVDDGGHLRIVTLDKKGFECIELKNKVYRKK encoded by the coding sequence TTGCGTATTTTACTTATTTTAAGGGGGAATTACTACGCGGGGCAAGAAGAATTTATCAAAGAAAATCATTTAAAAGATTATACTCTTGATTTAAATTCTTTGCGTCTGCTTTCAGGGAGTGTGAGTAAAATCGCAAGCAAATATAAAAACTTAAACCTAAAAAATGATGAAGAATTATATAAAATTCTACTTCAGCTTTTAGAAATGCGTATGCAAAAAGGTGAATTTTGCATTGTTAATGCTTACAATGAAACTCTTAAAATTTATAAAGAGCTTGCCAAGCAATATCGCTATAGTATTTATGTTATAGATTTTAAAAGCTCTTTAGAAGAAAGTCTTGAAAAAAACGAGCAAAAAGCTAAAGAACTAGGCTATATAGTTTCACAAACACACTTGGAACAAACCCATCATTTGCTTAAAAGAACTCCTAAAAAATATACGATTTTAAATCCTGATGAATGGGAAAAATGCCTTTATCAGATGCCTGATTTTAGTAAATACAAAAAAATTCACCACATAGGCGATATTCAAGGCTGTTTTAGTGTCTTAAAAGAATATCTACAAGAGATCAAAGATGATGAGTGTTATATTTTTTTGGGAGATTATATCGATAGGGGCATAGAAAATGGCAAGGTCTTAAAATTCTTGCTTAAAATTTGCGAGAGAGAAAATATATATTTACTTGAGGGAAATCACGAAAGACATTTGATAAAATGGGCTAATGGAGAACTATCAAGCTCTAAAGAATTTAATGAAAACACACTCAAAGATTTTAGAAAAGAAAAACTCACACCTAGAGATGCTAGAATTTTTTATCCCTACCTAAAAGAATGTTTGTATTATAAATTTTATGAAAAACAAATTTTTTGCTCACATGGTGGGGTGAATTCCTTGCCTTCAAAAGCTCATCAAATAAGCTTTATACCGAGTTATGATTTTGTTTATGGCGTGGGAGGCTATGAAGACAGTCAAAAAGTAGCAAGTCAGTTTTGTGAATTTACAAAAGACAATGTCTATCAAATCTTTGGGCATAGAAACCGTACAAAATTGCCCGTACAAATAGAAAAAAGAGTGTTTTTATGTGAAGGCAAGGTGGATGATGGGGGACATTTGCGTATAGTAACTTTAGATAAAAAAGGTTTTGAGTGTATAGAACTTAAAAATAAAGTTTATAGAAAGAAATAA
- a CDS encoding Hemolysins and related proteins containing CBS domains → MDPSQVLDLNQTLPTASFDAGYSILMVVVALALVLLNGFFVLSEFSIVKVRRSKLEEMVKEKKVGAKKALEVTSRLDTYLSACQLGITLSSLALGWIGEPAIAEMLEIPLANLGFNGVVIHTIAFIIAFSIITLLHVVLGELVPKSIAIAIADKAVLWIARPLHWFWILFLPCIKIFDFLAAMTLKLFGIKPAKESELTHSEEEIKIIASESQKGGVLDEFETEIIRNAVDFSDTVAKEVMTPRKDMICLNKQKTYAENMQTICEYKHTRFPYIDGSKDTILGMIHIRDIVQNELSDKSENLDAFVKPLILVPENISISKVLVMMNKERSHTALVIDEYGGTAGILTMEDIMEEIIGEIKSENEEDSYKKLAENIYEFQGRCDIETVEEMLLISYDEDLEQVTIGGYVFNLLGRLPVVGDRIEDELCYYEVKKMDGNSIERVKVVKKTNKDEEE, encoded by the coding sequence TTGGACCCCAGTCAGGTTTTAGATTTAAACCAAACTTTACCTACAGCATCTTTTGATGCAGGATATTCTATACTTATGGTTGTCGTTGCGCTAGCTTTAGTGCTCTTAAATGGCTTTTTCGTCTTGTCTGAATTTAGTATTGTTAAAGTGCGTCGTTCAAAACTCGAAGAAATGGTTAAAGAAAAAAAAGTAGGTGCTAAAAAAGCATTAGAAGTTACTTCAAGACTTGATACCTATCTTAGTGCGTGTCAGCTAGGAATCACTTTAAGTTCTCTAGCCCTTGGTTGGATAGGCGAGCCTGCTATAGCAGAAATGTTGGAAATTCCTCTTGCAAATCTTGGATTTAATGGAGTTGTCATTCATACTATAGCCTTTATTATTGCTTTTAGTATCATTACTCTTTTACATGTGGTTTTGGGTGAGCTTGTTCCAAAAAGCATTGCAATTGCTATTGCGGATAAAGCTGTACTTTGGATAGCAAGACCTCTTCATTGGTTTTGGATACTTTTCTTGCCTTGTATTAAAATTTTTGATTTTCTTGCGGCTATGACTCTAAAACTTTTTGGTATCAAACCTGCTAAAGAGAGCGAGTTAACTCATAGCGAAGAGGAGATTAAAATCATAGCAAGCGAAAGCCAAAAAGGCGGAGTTTTGGATGAATTTGAAACCGAAATTATCCGTAATGCGGTGGATTTTTCCGACACTGTTGCAAAAGAAGTTATGACACCTCGCAAAGATATGATTTGTTTAAATAAGCAAAAAACTTACGCCGAAAATATGCAAACCATCTGCGAGTATAAACATACGCGTTTTCCATATATAGATGGCTCTAAAGATACTATTTTGGGTATGATACATATACGCGATATAGTTCAAAATGAACTCAGTGATAAGAGTGAAAATTTAGATGCTTTTGTCAAACCTTTGATCCTAGTTCCTGAAAATATCAGTATTTCAAAAGTTCTTGTGATGATGAATAAAGAGCGTTCTCACACTGCACTTGTGATTGATGAATACGGCGGAACAGCTGGAATTTTAACCATGGAAGATATTATGGAAGAAATTATCGGTGAGATTAAAAGTGAAAATGAAGAAGATAGCTACAAAAAACTTGCTGAAAATATCTATGAATTCCAAGGTCGTTGCGATATAGAAACCGTTGAAGAAATGCTTTTGATAAGCTATGATGAGGATTTAGAGCAAGTAACGATAGGTGGTTATGTGTTTAATCTTTTAGGACGCTTGCCTGTAGTGGGTGATCGCATCGAAGATGAGCTTTGCTACTATGAAGTTAAAAAAATGGATGGTAATTCTATAGAGCGCGTTAAAGTGGTTAAAAAAACCAACAAAGATGAAGAAGAATAA